One genomic segment of Nonomuraea coxensis DSM 45129 includes these proteins:
- a CDS encoding TerC/Alx family metal homeostasis membrane protein, with product MSPGTLSAASGSTIASFTLWAVTVAALLLLLVVDIVLTRRPHEVRMREAVGWSVFYLVLPVLFGFYLWAAFDGGVAVEFFTGWVVEKSLSVDNLFVFMLLLAAFAVPTELAQRVLLYGIIGALVLRAVFIALGAAALKSGTWAFLLFGAVLIVTAVKVLREARKGEAHAVDIDSMRSVRLLRRLVPVSPRYHGFRLLVRENGRTAITPLALATVAVFATDIVFAVDSVPAVYGVTEDPFLVFATNAFALLGLRALYFVLRGALARLRHLNYGLAVILAFIGVKLVLHWAHGIWAWVPEIPTAASLGVIVTVLFTVTITSLRAERVPPPPQADEA from the coding sequence ATGTCCCCGGGGACACTTTCGGCTGCGAGCGGAAGCACCATCGCGTCGTTCACGCTGTGGGCGGTCACCGTCGCCGCGCTGCTCCTGCTGCTGGTCGTCGACATCGTCCTGACCAGGCGCCCGCACGAGGTGCGGATGCGCGAGGCGGTCGGCTGGTCGGTGTTCTACCTGGTGCTGCCGGTGCTGTTCGGCTTCTACCTGTGGGCCGCGTTCGACGGGGGCGTGGCGGTCGAGTTCTTCACCGGCTGGGTGGTGGAGAAGTCGCTGTCGGTGGACAACCTGTTCGTGTTCATGTTGCTGCTGGCCGCCTTCGCGGTGCCCACCGAGCTGGCGCAACGGGTGCTGCTGTACGGCATCATCGGGGCGCTGGTGCTCCGGGCGGTCTTCATCGCCCTGGGCGCGGCGGCGCTGAAGAGCGGCACGTGGGCGTTCCTGCTGTTCGGCGCGGTCCTCATCGTGACCGCCGTCAAGGTGCTCAGGGAGGCCCGCAAGGGCGAGGCGCACGCGGTCGACATCGACTCCATGCGCAGTGTGCGGCTGCTGCGCCGCCTCGTCCCCGTCTCCCCCCGCTACCACGGCTTCCGGCTCCTGGTGCGGGAGAACGGCAGGACCGCGATCACGCCGCTGGCGCTGGCGACCGTGGCGGTCTTCGCCACCGACATCGTCTTCGCCGTCGACTCCGTGCCCGCCGTCTACGGCGTCACCGAGGACCCGTTCCTGGTCTTCGCCACGAACGCCTTCGCCCTGCTCGGCCTGCGGGCCCTGTACTTCGTGCTGCGCGGCGCGCTGGCCCGGCTGCGCCACCTCAACTACGGCCTGGCCGTCATCCTGGCCTTCATCGGGGTCAAGCTGGTGCTGCACTGGGCGCACGGGATCTGGGCGTGGGTGCCGGAGATCCCCACGGCGGCCTCGCTCGGCGTCATCGTCACGGTCCTGTTCACCGTCACGATCACCAGCCTGCGGGCCGAACGCGTCCCGCCTCCGCCGCAGGCCGACGAGGCTTGA
- a CDS encoding IS630 family transposase: MKIDWRKISVPRCRARLITLTAAERQRLKKIAYSHTAAYQLVVRVQIILDAAHGYSNNKIAQRRGVTVDTVRLWRGRYRSQDGIKSLTDRPRSGRPPAFSPLQRAEIKALACQLPAETGAPLSRWSCPELAREAVTRSLAAAISASTVRRILAEDTLRPWRHQSWIFIRDPHFADKAARVLDLYARRWDDLALGDDEYVISADEKTSIQARCRCHPTLPPGIARMMRVNHDYERGGALAYLAAYDVHAARVFGRCSAKTGIVPFMDLVTQVMTQEPYASAKRVFWIVDNGSSHRGKAAADRLTARFPNAVMVHTPVHASWLNQIEIYFSIVQRKVVTPNDFTSLDQVEHRLIAFERRYNETARPFRWKFTPADLEDLLARIERHEQKERNSQQPTGCDHQPAVLNPAA; this comes from the coding sequence GTGAAGATCGACTGGAGAAAGATCTCGGTGCCCCGCTGTCGCGCTCGCTTGATCACGCTGACCGCCGCCGAACGGCAGCGGCTTAAGAAGATCGCCTACTCCCACACCGCTGCCTACCAGCTCGTGGTCCGAGTCCAGATCATCCTGGATGCCGCGCATGGCTACTCCAACAACAAGATCGCCCAGCGTCGCGGGGTGACGGTGGACACCGTGCGGTTATGGCGGGGACGCTACCGCAGCCAGGATGGCATCAAGAGCCTGACCGATCGGCCCCGCTCCGGCCGGCCACCTGCCTTCAGCCCGCTCCAGCGCGCCGAGATCAAGGCACTGGCCTGCCAACTCCCGGCCGAGACCGGCGCGCCGCTGTCGCGCTGGAGCTGCCCCGAACTGGCGCGCGAGGCCGTCACCCGCAGCCTGGCAGCGGCGATCTCGGCCTCCACGGTGCGCCGGATTCTGGCCGAGGACACGCTCAGACCGTGGCGGCATCAATCGTGGATCTTCATCCGCGACCCTCACTTCGCCGACAAGGCTGCTCGCGTGCTCGACTTATACGCGCGCCGTTGGGACGACCTTGCGCTCGGCGACGATGAGTACGTCATCAGCGCCGATGAGAAGACCTCCATTCAAGCCCGCTGCCGCTGCCACCCCACCCTGCCCCCGGGCATAGCACGGATGATGCGCGTCAACCACGACTACGAGCGCGGTGGTGCGCTGGCCTACCTGGCCGCCTACGACGTCCACGCCGCTCGCGTGTTCGGCCGCTGCTCGGCCAAGACCGGGATCGTCCCGTTCATGGACCTGGTCACCCAGGTCATGACCCAAGAGCCCTACGCCTCGGCCAAGCGCGTGTTCTGGATCGTCGACAACGGTTCCAGCCATCGTGGCAAAGCCGCCGCCGACCGGCTCACCGCACGCTTCCCCAACGCGGTCATGGTGCACACGCCCGTGCATGCCTCGTGGCTCAACCAGATCGAGATCTACTTCTCCATCGTGCAGCGCAAAGTCGTCACACCCAACGACTTCACCAGCCTTGACCAGGTCGAACACCGGCTGATCGCCTTCGAGCGTCGTTACAACGAGACCGCCCGGCCCTTCAGATGGAAGTTCACCCCGGCCGACCTCGAGGACCTGCTGGCCCGGATCGAGCGACACGAACAGAAAGAGCGCAACTCCCAGCAGCCCACCGGCTGCGACCATCAGCCTGCCGTACTGAACCCCGCCGCATAA
- a CDS encoding SPW repeat protein: MVRTSGTRVRPDMAETRQHYEEAACRAGFQALDGLALLAGLYLAISPWVARFAQLDRLTVSNLVTGLAVAALAVGFATAYGRTHGLIWVAPVIGLWTIIAPWVMYGGAVPGRAVLNNVVVGIWIALMGLAAAGMAASRHFRGRGPATRVDGTRPTM; the protein is encoded by the coding sequence ATGGTGCGAACATCGGGGACGCGGGTGCGTCCCGACATGGCGGAAACGCGGCAGCACTACGAGGAGGCGGCCTGCCGGGCCGGGTTCCAGGCGCTCGACGGCCTCGCCCTGCTCGCCGGGCTCTATCTGGCGATCTCGCCCTGGGTGGCGCGCTTCGCCCAGCTCGACCGGCTGACCGTCAGCAACCTGGTCACCGGCCTGGCGGTGGCGGCCCTCGCCGTGGGCTTCGCCACGGCCTACGGGCGCACGCACGGGCTGATCTGGGTGGCGCCGGTCATCGGCCTCTGGACGATCATCGCGCCCTGGGTCATGTACGGCGGCGCAGTCCCGGGCAGAGCCGTGCTGAACAACGTCGTCGTCGGCATCTGGATCGCCCTCATGGGCCTGGCCGCGGCCGGGATGGCGGCGAGCCGCCACTTCAGGGGGCGGGGTCCGGCCACGCGGGTGGACGGGACCCGGCCCACCATGTGA
- a CDS encoding STAS domain-containing protein, with product MSPSAGGRLEIGDRVTGDRVVVVTVRGPLDLDTCPALQVALARALTVREPPLLAIDLSGLTSADSYGLTVLLATERHVRTAGGGLVVFGVGPLPRRIFRDRGLDRFLDIQPTLAEAVRRLEDGPLL from the coding sequence ATGAGCCCGTCCGCCGGCGGCCGGCTGGAGATCGGCGACCGCGTGACCGGCGACCGGGTCGTCGTGGTGACCGTACGCGGGCCGCTCGACCTCGACACCTGTCCCGCCCTGCAGGTCGCGCTGGCCCGGGCGCTGACCGTGCGCGAACCGCCGCTGCTGGCGATCGACCTGAGCGGCCTGACCTCGGCCGACTCGTACGGGCTGACCGTCCTGCTGGCCACCGAGCGGCACGTGCGGACGGCCGGAGGCGGCCTCGTCGTCTTCGGCGTCGGCCCGCTCCCCCGCCGCATCTTCCGCGACCGCGGCCTCGACCGGTTCCTCGACATCCAGCCGACGCTGGCCGAGGCCGTACGGCGGCTGGAGGACGGCCCGCTCCTTTGA
- a CDS encoding DUF1345 domain-containing protein codes for MVRRKRVTGLMGAAARRTSEIAAVIGIVVMAGAAALVPASFVPLIGWDAAALSFLTATWWRIGRLDGPATAADVAREDPSRAGADLAVLVAAVASLVAVAYLVVQADTPAELVLHVGVGVASVVVSWAVVHTIFTLRYTRMFYTPDPWGGVDFHDHDPDAQPRFTDFAYLAFTVGMTFQVSDTELNTPAFRAAVLRQALLSYLFGAVILALTINLVAGVGR; via the coding sequence GTGGTGCGGCGGAAGCGGGTGACCGGGCTGATGGGGGCCGCCGCGCGGCGGACCTCGGAGATCGCCGCCGTGATCGGGATCGTCGTCATGGCCGGAGCGGCGGCCCTCGTGCCGGCGTCCTTCGTGCCGCTCATCGGCTGGGACGCCGCGGCGCTCTCCTTCCTCACGGCCACCTGGTGGCGGATCGGCCGGCTCGACGGCCCCGCCACCGCCGCCGACGTCGCGCGCGAGGACCCGTCACGGGCGGGGGCGGACCTCGCGGTGCTGGTCGCCGCGGTGGCCAGCCTGGTGGCCGTGGCCTACCTGGTCGTCCAGGCCGACACCCCGGCGGAGCTGGTACTGCACGTGGGGGTCGGCGTGGCCAGCGTCGTGGTCTCGTGGGCGGTGGTGCACACGATCTTCACGCTGCGGTACACGCGGATGTTCTACACCCCCGACCCCTGGGGCGGGGTGGACTTCCACGACCACGACCCGGACGCCCAGCCCCGCTTCACCGACTTCGCCTACCTCGCCTTCACCGTGGGGATGACGTTCCAGGTCTCCGACACCGAGCTCAACACCCCCGCGTTCCGCGCGGCGGTGCTGCGCCAGGCGCTGCTGTCGTACCTGTTCGGCGCCGTCATCCTGGCCCTCACCATCAACCTGGTCGCGGGCGTGGGCCGATGA
- a CDS encoding glycerophosphodiester phosphodiesterase, translating into MYRSFGIVAAYLTGTVLLAGAAWASPASPPNRVNLTKPVRLASPNLASQANLMRPPRRPHFARAENIAHRAGSGQAPENTIVACARAGAAGADLCEFDVQQTKDQQLVLIHDETLARTTNVEQVFPNRRPWRVSDFTLAEIRRLDAGSWFSPRYRGTRVPTLGQALELLDKGGAGLLLEVKHSPRSPGIDRRVAAELLENKDLWQGRRLALQAFDWQAMRTLHRMVPDVPILLLGVNGKRLSEVGDYASALVLPQARLTERQVREVKAHGLRVYTGPTDRPRALRRLLSYGVDGIMTGVPARLRNVLRE; encoded by the coding sequence ATGTACCGCTCCTTCGGCATTGTCGCCGCATATCTCACCGGCACGGTACTTCTCGCCGGCGCGGCGTGGGCCTCGCCGGCGAGCCCGCCGAACCGGGTGAACCTGACGAAACCGGTGCGCCTGGCGAGCCCGAACCTGGCGAGCCAGGCGAACCTCATGCGGCCGCCGAGGCGGCCGCACTTCGCGCGGGCCGAGAACATCGCGCACCGCGCGGGCTCCGGCCAGGCGCCGGAGAACACCATCGTCGCCTGCGCCCGCGCCGGCGCCGCGGGCGCCGACCTGTGCGAGTTCGACGTCCAGCAGACCAAGGACCAGCAGCTCGTCCTCATCCACGACGAGACGCTGGCCCGCACCACGAACGTCGAGCAGGTGTTCCCCAACCGCCGCCCGTGGCGCGTCTCCGACTTCACCCTCGCCGAGATCCGTCGCCTGGACGCCGGGTCGTGGTTCTCGCCGCGCTACCGCGGCACGCGCGTGCCCACGCTCGGCCAGGCCCTGGAGCTGCTGGACAAGGGCGGGGCCGGGCTGCTGCTGGAGGTCAAGCACTCGCCCCGCAGCCCCGGCATCGACCGCCGGGTGGCCGCCGAGCTGCTGGAGAACAAGGACCTGTGGCAGGGCCGGCGCCTCGCGCTCCAGGCCTTCGACTGGCAGGCGATGCGGACGCTGCACCGCATGGTGCCCGACGTCCCCATCCTCCTGCTGGGCGTGAACGGCAAGCGGCTGTCCGAGGTGGGCGACTACGCCAGCGCCCTCGTCCTGCCGCAGGCCAGGCTCACCGAACGGCAGGTGCGCGAGGTCAAGGCGCACGGCCTGCGCGTCTACACGGGCCCGACGGACCGGCCCCGGGCGCTGCGCCGCCTGCTCTCCTACGGCGTGGACGGCATCATGACAGGCGTGCCCGCCCGCCTGCGGAACGTGCTGCGCGAGTGA
- a CDS encoding adenylyltransferase/cytidyltransferase family protein encodes MSSLEAVWVQPYDRTGAAVVTGVFDILHVGHVRYLGAVASRGLPLVVGVEDDPRVRAWKGPTRPLNPAAERAEVLAALRFVAGVFIVTGPPEAHGPEDYIDLLAPMSPRALAHTAGDPHAGARAAAAAILGADCWEMEAIPGRSTTRIVNAAGKG; translated from the coding sequence GTGAGCAGCCTGGAGGCCGTCTGGGTGCAGCCGTACGACCGGACGGGGGCGGCGGTGGTCACCGGGGTCTTCGACATCCTGCACGTGGGCCACGTGCGCTATCTCGGCGCCGTGGCGTCGCGCGGGCTGCCGCTCGTCGTCGGCGTCGAGGACGACCCCCGCGTACGCGCGTGGAAGGGGCCGACCCGCCCGCTCAACCCCGCCGCCGAGCGCGCCGAGGTGCTGGCCGCGCTCCGGTTCGTCGCGGGCGTCTTCATCGTGACCGGGCCGCCCGAGGCGCACGGCCCGGAGGACTACATCGACCTGCTCGCCCCCATGAGCCCGCGCGCCCTGGCCCACACCGCGGGTGACCCGCACGCCGGGGCGCGCGCCGCGGCGGCGGCGATCCTGGGCGCCGACTGCTGGGAGATGGAGGCCATCCCCGGCCGCTCGACCACCCGCATCGTCAACGCCGCGGGCAAGGGCTGA
- a CDS encoding ATP-binding protein, giving the protein MPDFHRVNGGVDGGADGADAPAPGDLVVQLPGAPSQVARARGIVTDALGRDHPLHDDVVLLTSELATNAVLHTRSGAGGSFTVSVTSSPSVVRVRVEDAGSDGPPCVCRTGAQSTSGRGLPLIEALSHRWGFTRENGSTTVWFELLQAGVAAVAV; this is encoded by the coding sequence ATGCCGGACTTTCACCGCGTCAACGGGGGTGTCGACGGGGGTGCCGACGGCGCTGACGCGCCCGCCCCCGGCGACCTCGTGGTCCAGTTGCCGGGTGCTCCCTCCCAGGTGGCGAGGGCGCGGGGGATCGTCACCGACGCGCTGGGCCGCGACCATCCGCTCCACGACGACGTGGTGCTGCTCACGAGCGAACTGGCCACGAACGCGGTCCTGCACACCCGGTCGGGGGCCGGCGGCTCGTTCACGGTGAGCGTGACGAGCTCGCCGTCGGTGGTGCGGGTGCGCGTGGAGGACGCCGGGTCGGACGGGCCGCCGTGCGTGTGCCGTACGGGGGCGCAGTCGACCAGCGGGCGCGGCCTGCCGCTCATCGAGGCGCTCAGCCACCGCTGGGGGTTCACCCGCGAGAACGGCTCGACGACGGTCTGGTTCGAGCTGCTGCAGGCGGGCGTCGCGGCGGTCGCGGTCTAG
- a CDS encoding helix-turn-helix transcriptional regulator — protein MAEITLDVRHLRAFAEVGYQVAGGGDAHGAMAALRRVVPLDAYEFVAFDPATGRHHSVVSDGHRQIDRDAAEEYAGLEAYRRARATRSPVPMPEPCTERYFRRHLAPYGWRAGLTAPLFLPEGRYTGLLHLATRETFPGRTGAVVAAVSPLLAHLTDLSRCVIDPVGLPPGFRAVAFDRLGVRREVPGREPSPALWDDPAVAAYARAFIDSRELSRHGLWLDGGGRWHELRLLRAGVGFQGALQGAVAGERPCALPYELTGREVDVLTRVAAGDSNPQIAAALVLSVRTVTTHLEHIFAKLGCDSRTRLTTKALAEGLCRLDV, from the coding sequence GTGGCCGAGATCACCCTGGACGTCCGCCATCTCCGGGCGTTCGCGGAGGTCGGCTACCAGGTGGCGGGCGGCGGCGACGCGCACGGGGCGATGGCCGCGCTGCGCAGGGTGGTTCCGCTCGACGCCTACGAGTTCGTCGCCTTCGACCCCGCCACGGGGCGCCATCACAGCGTCGTCTCCGACGGCCACCGGCAGATCGACCGCGACGCCGCCGAGGAGTACGCCGGGCTGGAGGCCTACCGCCGCGCCCGCGCCACCCGCTCCCCCGTGCCGATGCCCGAGCCCTGCACCGAGCGTTACTTCCGCCGCCACCTCGCCCCCTACGGCTGGCGGGCGGGCCTGACCGCGCCGCTGTTCCTGCCGGAGGGCCGCTACACGGGGCTGCTGCACCTGGCCACCCGCGAGACGTTCCCCGGGCGGACGGGGGCCGTGGTGGCGGCCGTCAGCCCGCTGCTCGCGCACCTCACCGACCTGAGCCGCTGCGTGATCGACCCGGTCGGCCTGCCGCCCGGCTTCCGGGCGGTGGCGTTCGACCGGCTCGGCGTCCGGCGCGAGGTGCCGGGGCGCGAGCCGTCGCCGGCGCTCTGGGACGATCCGGCCGTGGCGGCCTACGCGCGCGCGTTCATCGACTCGCGGGAGCTGAGCCGCCACGGCCTGTGGCTCGACGGCGGCGGGCGCTGGCACGAGCTGCGGCTGCTGCGGGCCGGCGTCGGGTTCCAGGGGGCGCTCCAGGGGGCGGTGGCCGGGGAGCGGCCGTGCGCGTTGCCGTACGAGCTGACCGGCCGCGAGGTGGACGTGCTGACCCGGGTGGCGGCGGGCGACTCCAACCCGCAGATCGCCGCCGCGCTGGTGCTCAGTGTGCGCACGGTGACCACGCACCTGGAGCACATCTTCGCCAAGCTGGGCTGCGACAGCCGCACCAGGCTCACCACGAAGGCGCTCGCCGAAGGACTGTGCCGCCTCGACGTGTGA
- the thrS gene encoding threonine--tRNA ligase yields the protein MNDHRRLGRELGIFDTDPLIGSGLPYWLPAGAALRKAVEDYVHELERRNGYRHVNSPVLGKRELYERSGHWAHYAEDMFPPMNVGGEEFVLRPSLCPHHAIVYRSHQRSHRDLPLRLAELGGMYRSEPSGVLGGLSRVRAIQLNDGHVFCPPEHAAAEVSAALDLIGQAHARLGVGAVRYRLSLRGEGGKYVDDPAMWARSEALLREVLAGRGQDYDEEPGEGAFYGPKIDIQITDPAGRESTLSTVQVDLYQPARFDLTYVSPEGPRRPVMVHRSVVGGLERLAAHLIEVHAGAFPAWLAPVQAVVLPLSDAELPAAAELLRRCLAAGLRAELAPADRGSLGARIRAHRLVPYQLVVGPREAAAGGASVRLRDGGQAGDVPVERLAAEARPFVG from the coding sequence ATGAACGACCACCGCAGACTCGGCCGAGAGCTCGGCATCTTCGACACCGACCCGCTCATCGGCTCCGGCCTGCCCTACTGGCTGCCCGCCGGGGCCGCCCTGCGCAAGGCCGTCGAGGACTACGTCCACGAACTCGAACGCCGCAACGGCTACCGGCACGTCAACTCGCCCGTCCTCGGCAAACGCGAGCTCTACGAGCGATCCGGCCACTGGGCCCACTACGCCGAGGACATGTTCCCGCCGATGAACGTCGGCGGCGAGGAGTTCGTGCTGCGCCCCAGCCTGTGCCCGCACCACGCCATCGTCTACCGCTCACACCAGCGCAGCCACCGCGACCTGCCGCTGCGCCTGGCCGAACTGGGCGGCATGTACCGCTCCGAGCCGTCCGGCGTGCTCGGCGGCCTCAGCCGGGTGCGCGCCATCCAGCTCAACGACGGCCACGTCTTCTGCCCGCCCGAGCACGCCGCCGCCGAGGTGTCGGCCGCGCTCGACCTCATCGGGCAGGCCCACGCCAGGCTCGGCGTCGGCGCCGTCCGCTACCGGCTGTCGCTGCGCGGCGAGGGCGGCAAGTACGTCGACGACCCCGCCATGTGGGCCCGCTCCGAGGCCCTGCTGCGCGAGGTCCTGGCCGGACGCGGCCAGGACTACGACGAGGAGCCCGGCGAGGGCGCCTTCTACGGCCCGAAGATCGACATCCAGATCACCGACCCGGCCGGCCGCGAGAGCACCCTGTCCACCGTCCAGGTCGACCTCTACCAGCCCGCCCGCTTCGACCTCACCTACGTGAGCCCCGAAGGCCCGCGACGGCCCGTCATGGTGCACCGCAGCGTCGTCGGCGGCCTCGAACGCCTGGCCGCGCACCTGATCGAGGTGCACGCGGGGGCGTTCCCCGCCTGGCTCGCCCCGGTGCAGGCCGTGGTGCTGCCGCTGTCGGACGCCGAGCTGCCCGCCGCCGCCGAGCTGCTGCGCCGCTGCCTGGCCGCCGGGCTGCGGGCCGAGCTGGCGCCCGCCGACCGGGGCAGCCTCGGGGCCAGGATCAGGGCGCACCGGCTGGTGCCGTACCAGCTCGTGGTGGGGCCGCGCGAGGCGGCGGCCGGCGGCGCGTCCGTACGGCTGCGCGACGGCGGCCAGGCGGGGGACGTGCCGGTCGAACGGCTCGCCGCCGAGGCCCGGCCGTTCGTCGGATGA
- a CDS encoding DUF72 domain-containing protein: MTWWVGTSGWQYKDWREVLYPEGVPQRLWLETYAAEFPTVESNNAFYRLPRPETFAAWRERTPDGFVMAVKASRFLTHIKRLRDPEEPVRRLMGAASGLKEKLGPVLLQLPPTLRAEPGRLDQCLAAFPAGVRVAVEPRHESWWTDEVRGVLEARGAALCWADRLGRPVSPLWRTAGWGYLRLHQAADGWEYGGRGALPAWAGRLREAGLTEAYVYFNNDPGGAAVRDARRFAALAGDSAALKG, encoded by the coding sequence ATGACATGGTGGGTGGGCACCTCGGGCTGGCAGTACAAGGACTGGCGGGAGGTGCTGTATCCGGAGGGGGTGCCGCAGCGGCTCTGGCTGGAGACGTACGCGGCCGAGTTCCCCACGGTCGAGAGCAACAACGCCTTCTACCGGCTGCCGCGGCCGGAGACGTTCGCGGCGTGGCGGGAACGCACGCCCGACGGGTTCGTGATGGCGGTGAAGGCGAGCCGGTTCCTCACCCACATCAAGCGGCTGCGTGATCCCGAGGAGCCGGTGCGGCGGCTGATGGGGGCGGCGTCGGGGCTGAAGGAGAAACTGGGCCCGGTCCTGCTGCAGCTCCCGCCCACCCTGCGGGCCGAGCCCGGCCGCCTCGACCAGTGCCTGGCCGCCTTCCCCGCCGGGGTGCGGGTGGCGGTCGAGCCCCGGCACGAGTCCTGGTGGACCGACGAGGTCAGGGGCGTCCTGGAGGCGCGCGGCGCGGCGCTGTGCTGGGCGGACCGGCTGGGCCGTCCGGTGAGCCCGCTCTGGCGCACCGCCGGCTGGGGCTACCTGCGCCTGCACCAGGCGGCGGACGGCTGGGAGTACGGCGGGCGCGGCGCCCTGCCGGCGTGGGCGGGCCGGCTGCGCGAGGCGGGCTTGACGGAGGCGTACGTCTACTTCAACAACGACCCGGGCGGCGCCGCGGTGCGCGACGCGCGGCGCTTCGCCGCCCTCGCGGGCGACAGCGCGGCGCTCAAGGGCTGA
- a CDS encoding YibE/F family protein, with the protein MGANHAHGPAAPVSRRTLMAGLAVVVPLAIVTLAALIWLWPDGGRAAAPGPETGSQRLGGTVTAVTLAPCPAASEGAPRPDPATCGKATVKVDDGPDTGREIQLRLPSGPGAQRFAAGDAVILLRGPDGGYQLSDHDRGTPLLLFGLAFALAVIAFGRWRGVTALAGLAVTFVVLLTFVIPGIIDGKPPILVAVVGSAAIMLTVLYLTHGFSPSTTTAVLGTLAALALTAGLSSAALALAQLNGATDDVAVTVGMSLPIDTRGLLLAGIIIGALGVLDDVTVTQAVTVTELAHANPSYGFARLYRAAARVGRAHIASVINTIILAYAGASLPLLLLFSIGSQPLGEVLTTPVVAQEIVRSIAGTLGLISAVPVTTALAAFAASRRARSAPEAAGPVEDEPGDFFSRQDDPDDDDFFSRVGGDEHAAAPAGTERRDSPVPEGGFFTPAPQRPDGPSALRPDPHPAYPSSAGNDSHAQPPAGRRASRHRRRA; encoded by the coding sequence ATGGGCGCCAATCACGCTCACGGCCCCGCCGCCCCCGTGTCGCGGCGTACGCTCATGGCCGGGCTGGCGGTTGTGGTGCCGCTGGCGATCGTCACGCTGGCGGCGCTGATCTGGCTGTGGCCGGACGGCGGCCGGGCCGCGGCCCCGGGCCCGGAGACCGGCAGCCAGCGGCTCGGCGGCACCGTCACCGCCGTCACGCTCGCGCCGTGCCCGGCCGCGAGCGAAGGCGCCCCCCGGCCCGATCCGGCCACCTGCGGCAAGGCGACCGTCAAGGTCGATGACGGGCCCGACACCGGCAGGGAGATCCAGCTCCGCCTGCCCAGCGGGCCGGGGGCGCAGCGCTTCGCCGCGGGCGACGCGGTGATCCTGCTGCGCGGCCCCGACGGCGGCTACCAGCTCTCCGACCACGACCGGGGCACGCCGCTGCTGCTGTTCGGGCTGGCGTTCGCGCTGGCGGTGATCGCCTTCGGCCGGTGGCGCGGGGTGACCGCGCTGGCGGGGCTGGCGGTGACGTTCGTGGTGCTGCTGACGTTCGTCATCCCCGGCATCATCGACGGCAAGCCGCCCATCCTCGTCGCCGTCGTCGGCTCCGCCGCGATCATGCTGACCGTGCTCTACCTCACGCACGGCTTCTCGCCGTCCACCACGACGGCCGTGCTCGGCACGCTCGCCGCGCTCGCGCTCACCGCGGGGCTGTCGTCGGCGGCGCTGGCCCTCGCCCAGCTCAACGGCGCCACCGACGACGTCGCCGTGACCGTCGGCATGAGCCTGCCCATCGACACGCGGGGCCTGCTGCTGGCCGGGATCATCATCGGCGCGCTCGGCGTCCTCGACGACGTCACCGTCACCCAGGCGGTCACGGTGACCGAGCTGGCGCACGCCAACCCGTCCTACGGCTTCGCGCGCCTCTACCGGGCCGCGGCCCGGGTCGGGCGGGCGCACATCGCCTCGGTCATCAACACGATCATCCTGGCGTACGCGGGGGCGTCGCTGCCGCTGCTGCTGCTGTTCAGCATCGGCTCCCAGCCCCTGGGCGAGGTGCTGACGACGCCGGTGGTCGCCCAGGAGATCGTCCGCAGCATCGCGGGCACGCTCGGCCTCATCTCCGCCGTGCCCGTCACGACGGCGCTGGCCGCCTTCGCCGCCTCCCGCCGCGCCCGCTCCGCGCCCGAGGCGGCCGGGCCGGTCGAGGACGAGCCCGGCGACTTCTTCAGCCGCCAGGACGACCCCGACGACGACGACTTCTTCAGCCGGGTGGGCGGCGACGAGCACGCCGCCGCGCCGGCAGGGACCGAGCGCCGTGACTCCCCGGTGCCCGAGGGCGGCTTCTTCACCCCGGCCCCGCAGCGTCCTGACGGGCCGTCCGCGCTGCGTCCCGACCCGCATCCTGCCTACCCGTCGTCGGCCGGGAACGACTCCCACGCGCAGCCGCCCGCCGGGCGCCGTGCGTCCCGCCACCGCCGCCGCGCCTGA